In Rhodopirellula sp. P2, the DNA window CATAGTGAACGTGCGGATGATAGACCGCCGGGTCACGGCCCCAGGTGTGCAGCACGCCGAAGAATCCAAGCTGGCATCCTTTCAGGCTCTTGGTTGCCGCGCCCACATCGCGAATGCTCTGACTGCTGGCATCGAACAAGCATCGGTAGCCGTCACGTTGGTGAACGCGCAGCACCAAGCCGATCTCCCGGGGCACCGTGAAAGTGACCAAGAAGTGATGAACCGGCATCAGCTTGGCAGACTGCGTTTCAATCCAAGCCTGCGTCTTCTCGTGACCGCAGTTTGGGCAGTGCCGATTGCCACACGAACGTCCGACCCAGTGATCGCTTCCGCAACCGCCGCACTGGTAGTGAACACCACCCAGTGCACCGGTGCGACAACGAGTGATCGCGCCAAGAACTTTATCTTCGGCGACCGAGATCGAATCGGCGTGTTGCTGCAGGTATGCCGGTGCGAATTGCCGAAGAGCCTCCGCAACCGTGGGCATTTGCCAGAGCGGGTTTACTCGCCGCTGCCTGGTAGCCTACCGAACAACTTTTCGATTTCTTCACGAGCGTTGGCCTCGGCCGTATCAGTCAAATGCAGGTACACCATCGTGGTCTGCAGCGACGAATGCCCCAAGTACTTTTGAATCACCTTCAGCCCCACGCCCGCTTCGAGCAAGTGCGTCGCATAGGAATGACGCAGCGTATGAATGCTGACCTTCTTGCCAAAGCGGAGGTTTTTCGTGATCTGCTTCATTGCTCCTTGAACGGCCGTTTCGCTCATCGGAGTCGTCGCTTGACTGACGCCGTCTTTGGCAAGGCTGTGGTTTCGGCCATCTGCCGGAAACAGAAAGCTTGGATGTCGGTGACTTGCCCAGTAGTTTCGCAGAAGTCGAACGGTCGTCGTCGGCAGCGGGACATACCGGTCCTTGGCTCCCTTGCCACGATGGACATGGACCCAGCCTCGCTGGGCGTCGATGTCACTGACCTGCAAATGCAGCGCTTCATTGAGTCGCAGTCCCAGCGAATAGACGGTCCAGAAATAGACGAACATTCGCCGCGTGGTCGCCGAGCCGATCAGTTCATGAACCTGATCGATCGTCAGCACCTCCGGCAACGTGGTGATGTTTTGGAGCTTGAGCATCTTGATGATTTCCCAGTCACGCTTGCAGGTGTGCGTGAACAAGAATTTGATGCCTGAGAAGGCCACCCGGAGCGATCCATAAGCAAAGTTGCGTTCGTTTTTGAGGTGCAAGAAGAACTGCCGCACATGCTGCTCGGTCACCTGATCGGGACTGCAACCGGCGAAATCGGAGAGCTGCCTGACCGCTCGGATGTAGCCATCGTGAGTTCGCTTGGCCTTGCCGGTCAGGTGCAAGTCTTCGGAGAGTCTCAGGCGAAGACTTTCCGGGAAGTGAACTCCAGGTGCATTTTGCGGATTGTTTGAGCTAGAATTGGACATGTTGTGTTCCTTTTCAGGAGGAGTTGCTGAGCTGTTCCCAGCGAACAGCTCCTCCTGAAAGGTTGCTTCCAGCAATCCGCAACGCGTCCGTTCCACCATCAATTTGAAACCGCCGCGCTAGCGGCTTACTTGAACATACAGATGGACGCTAGCACAACAGCACCCTTGAACCATACTTCAGTCGGATAACGTCGCCGATCACGGGGCGGCGACGAGGAATGTTCAATTGTCACAAAACGCGACTTCGCCGCTCCCGTGCATCGGAATGGTTCGCCGCATTACCAGTATCGGGCGCTGATATAAGTGTCACCACTGGATGGTACATGCCAGAGGGTGTAGCCGCCACCTCGGTCAGAACGCCTGACGTACACTTCCAGCATTGATGGGTCGTAGATCCAGCCGGTATCTGGAAAACGATCGCTGAAAACTTGCTGGCTCAATTCGATCATGTGCTGCTGCTGCCACTGAGGACCGCCTAATTTTGGCAGCCATTCATCATCGTCATGGTGTTGATTCAAGTCTGGACGCAATGAACGACGCTCGTCGACCCAAGATCGCAACGACGGAGTGTCGATGGCAAATTTCGCCCAGTGACCCGCGCCATTTCGATAAAGAATAATGTCCGTAGCATCTGCTGGAAACTCAATGTATCCATCCCTGGGAACCTTAGACGCGTTTGCGTAATCGAATCGACCGTAACGTTGCAAGTCGACAACTGCCATCACTCCGACGCAGGATGGGATGAAGAGGAGCATACCGGCAAGAGTCAGCCAAGAAATTCGCTTTGGTGATCGAAGTGTCATCGCACCCAGGCACCAAAGAACCGCGAAGGCAGCTACCGTAATCTGGAAGGGCAGGACGAGTGGTGCAAACATTCAGTCAGTCGGCGAACGTTTGGATTCACGGGGTCGGGCCGTGAAAAGTTTGATCTGTCAAAACGCGTGACACCCGACTCCCGTGCAATCCATTGGTTCAAGTAAGCCGCTAGCGCGGCGGTTTCAAATTGATGGTGGAACGGACGCGTTGCGGATTGCTGGAAGCAACCTTTCAGGAGGAGCTGTTCGCTGGGAACAGCTCAGCAACTCCTCCTGAAAAGGAACACAACATGTCCAATTCTAGCTCAAACAATCCGCAAAATGCACCTGGAGTTCACTTCCCGGAAAGTCTTCGCCTGAGACTCTCCGAAGACTTGCACCTGACCGGCAAGGCCAAGCGAACTCACGATGGCTACATCCGAGCGGTCAGGCAGCTCTCCGATTTCGCCGGTTGCAGTCCCGATCAGGTGACCGAGCAGCATGTGCGGCAGTTCTTCTTGCACCTCAAAAACGAACGCAACTTTGCTTATGGATCGCTCCGGGTGGCCTTCTCAGGCATCAAATTCTTGTTCACGCACACCTGCAAGCGTGACTGGGAAATCATCAAGATGCTCAAGCTCCAAAACATCACCACGTTGCCGGAGGTGCTGACGATCGATCAGGTTCATGAACTGATCGGCTCGGCGACCACGCGGCGAATGTTCGTCTATTTCTGGACCGTCTATTCGCTGGGACTGCGACTCAATGAAGCGCTGCATTTGCAGGTCAGTGACATCGACGCCCAGCGAGGCTGGGTCCATGTCCATCGTGGCAAGGGAGCCAAGGACCGGTATGTCCCGCTGCCGACGACGACCGTTCGACTTCTGCGAAACTACTGGGCAAGTCACCGACATCCAAGCTTTCTGTTTCCGGCAGATGGCCGAAACCACAGCCTTGCCAAAG includes these proteins:
- a CDS encoding tyrosine-type recombinase/integrase — protein: MERTRCGLLEATFQEELFAGNSSATPPEKEHNMSNSSSNNPQNAPGVHFPESLRLRLSEDLHLTGKAKRTHDGYIRAVRQLSDFAGCSPDQVTEQHVRQFFLHLKNERNFAYGSLRVAFSGIKFLFTHTCKRDWEIIKMLKLQNITTLPEVLTIDQVHELIGSATTRRMFVYFWTVYSLGLRLNEALHLQVSDIDAQRGWVHVHRGKGAKDRYVPLPTTTVRLLRNYWASHRHPSFLFPADGRNHSLAKDGVSQATTPMSETAVQGAMKQITKNLRFGKKVSIHTLRHSYATHLLEAGVGLKVIQKYLGHSSLQTTMVYLHLTDTAEANAREEIEKLFGRLPGSGE
- a CDS encoding tyrosine-type recombinase/integrase — protein: MERTRCGLLEATFQEELFAGNSSATPPEKEHNMSNSSSNNPQNAPGVHFPESLRLRLSEDLHLTGKAKRTHDGYIRAVRQLSDFAGCSPDQVTEQHVRQFFLHLKNERNFAYGSLRVAFSGIKFLFTHTCKRDWEIIKMLKLQNITTLPEVLTIDQVHELIGSATTRRMFVYFWTVYSLGLRLNEALHLQVSDIDAQRGWVHVHRGKGAKDRYVPLPTTTVRLLRNYWASHRHPSFLFPADGRNHSLAKDGVSQATTPMSETAVQGAMKQITKNLRFGKKVSIHTLRHSYATHLLEAGVGLKVIQKYLGHSSLQTTMVYLHLTDTAEANAREEIEKLFGRLPGSGE